Below is a genomic region from Catenuloplanes atrovinosus.
GCAGCCGACCACGCCGGCCGACCCGCCGACGAACTCGCCCACCCGGCCGGCGTCGAACCCGCCGTCCGACGCCACGTCGGCCAGCGCGTCCGCGGGCGGCAGCGCGTCCGCGTCGGCGGGCGGGAGCGCCTCCGCGTCGGCCGGCGGCAGCGCCTCCGCGTCCGCGAACGGCTGACCCCCGGGTCGCCTGTCCCGCGACTCGCGGATATGGCACGTTTTATGCGAGGGTGAACGTGGGAGGCGATGTCATGAGCGAGGATCGGGCGCAGGGTGCGGACGCGCCCGGGAGCACCCCGGCGGCGGTGGCACGCGCCCAGGTGGGACGCGCTTCCGTGGCCGGCGGGACCGCGGGCGACCTCGCCGGTCCGGGGGTGCTTCCGAGCCGGCAGCCGGCCGAGGGACGCACCTATCGGGCCGGTGACTACGGCACGCCGGCGGAGACCTCCGGGGAGCCGCCCGAGGCGGCCTCCGCGCTGAAGCCGGCGGAGGGGCCGATCACGCCCGCGCCGGTGCTGGCGTTCACCACACCACCGGCGGCTCCCGCGGTCGCGGCGGAATCGCCCGGTGTCTCCCCGGACTCCGCCGCGGGTTCCGGCGGGTCCGCCTGGTCGAACTTCGCGATGCCGAAACGAGAGACGGCCGACGCCTCGCTGTCCGCGGCGGTCGCCGCCGCGCAGAGCGAGCCGGCTCCGCTCCGGGAGGATGCCACGGCTTCCGCCGATGCCACGGCTTCCGCGTCTTCCGTGGGCGATGCCGCTCCGGCCGCCGCCGGTGCCGCTCCCGCGGCCTACGGGGCGTCCGCGATCCGCCCGACGTCTCCGGCCGCCACGACGCCGCCGCCGCTCGGGGTGCGGTCCCCGGCGTGGCCGACGTCGCTGGCCTTCGGCGGCGTGGAACCGGAGGGTTCCTCGTCGGAGGACTCGCCTTCTTCCGCCTCACCCGTCTCGTCGGCACCGGCGGTGACCAGCGCGCCGCCGGCGGCCGATTCCCCGGCGCCGGCGTTCGGCGACCCGCAGAGCCCGGCGCGGCCGTTCGGCGGCGTACCGGCCTCGTCGTTGGCGCCGTCCACGTTCGGCGAGGTGCCGGTCTCGGCACCGCCGGGCTCCGCCACCCCGCCGGCGTCCGGCACGTTCCCAGGCTTCGGCACGCCGGTCTCGGCGCCGCCCTCCCCCGCGGCTCCGGTCTCCGGTGCGCCGTCCACGTACGGCACTCCTGCCGCCTCCACACCCGTCTCCGGCGCACCCTCGGACTTGGGCACGTCCGCGCCGGTCTCGGGTGCGCCGTCCGCTTCCGGAGCCTCGTCCGCGCCGCCGGTGTCCGGTGCGCCGTCCGTGTACGGCGCCTCCTCCCCGGCCGCGCCGGTCTCCGGTGGGGCGCCGGTGACGAGCGGGCCGCCCGCGTTCCGGGCCGCGTCACCCTCGTCCTACGGGCTGCCGTCCACGACGGCGGCACCCGCGCCGGTACAGCCGGACTACTCGCTGCCCGCACAGCGGTCCGGCGGCTCCGGGGCGAGCGAGCCGACCAGGGCGCGCGCGTCCGTACCGGGACTGAACAGGATCACGCCGGGCGCCGAGGGCATAGTGGGTTCCGCCACCTCAGGGACCGGATATCCGCGCGTCTACCGGGCCGGTGCGCCGGGGGCGACCGAGCCGGACCCGGTGGAGCCGCCGGAGCCCGCCGAGCCGCCGCAGCCACCGGAGCCGCCGCAGCCGGCCGAGCCGCCCGCGCCGGGGCCCGGTCCGGTGCCGACGCCGTTCCCCGACCCGAACCGGCCCGGTCCGGCACCGGGTCCTCAGCCCGGCCGGCCCGTACCGGTGCCGCCCGCTCCGCCGGCGCCGCCGCCCGGCCCGCCGATGCCCTCACCGATGCCGCCGTTCCCGCCGCCGCCCGCGACCGGCACCACCTGGTCGTCCGCGTCGGCCGCCACGGCACCGGGACGCGGGGCCGAGGACGTGCCCGTGGCCTCGCTGCCGCCGTGGCCGGCGTCCGAGGTCGCCCAGCCGGGCCGGCAGTGGCCGGCATCCGAGGCGGCCCAGCCGGGACGGCAGTGGCCCGCGCCCGAGACGTCCGGCCGGCAGTGGCCGCCGCGTGACGGTGACGCGGGGGTGACGCCGGTGGTGCGCGGCTTCTCGGACCGCGGGGACGATGCGCACGGCGTGGCCACGTCCGCCGAGTACAACCAGTGGGCGCGTGGGCAGCGGCGCGAGTCCGGCACGGTCTACTCCGCGCCCGCCCGGCGCGCGGAGCCGAACACGGGTGGCGTGCCGGCCAACCCGGCGATCGAGACGACCGGGTCGCTGACCGGTCAGATCCTGTCGCCGCAGCGGTGGAACGACAACTCCGAATCGGGCAATTCCGCCCGGGTGATGGTCATCTTCGCGAGTGTCTTCGGCGGCATCGTGATCGTCGGCATCGTCGCCTCAATCATCCTCGGTGACCTGGTCATGGGCCTGTTCGGCAAGTAACCGGTGACGCAAATCGGGCGTTACGCCGATCGGGTAACACAGTGAGCCCCGCCACTACGGCACGGGAATGCCCCCGGGTCGCCGCTGGTTGACGGGTAGGCTGTCATTCATCATTGGTTCCGGTCGGCGTGATCAGCGCGGGCCGCAGGGCGTTCTTGCAGGGCATTCGCGGCGACTCCCCTCGCCGCGGCGGGGCCACTTAGCGAGCATGCGCCCCGTTGAGAGGTTTCTTTGACGACTTTCGTTGACCCCAGCACGTTCCCGTCCCTCTTCGACTCTTCCGCGGACTCGACCGCAGAGTCCCTCCCCTCCGCTCCCGCGGAGACTCCCGCTCCGGAGGCCGGTTTCGAGGCCCTCGGCCTTCCGAACCGCCTGGTCCGGGCGCTCGCCCGCGAGGGCATCACCACGCCGTTCGAGATCCAGGCGGCGACCGTCCCCGACGCGCTGGCCGGCCGGGACGTGCTCGGCCGCGGCCAGACCGGCTCCGGCAAGACGCTGGCGTTCGGCCTGCCCGTGCTCGCCCGCGTCGCCGCCGGCGGCCGTGCCGAGCCGCACCGCCCGAAGGCGCTGATCCTGGTGCCGACGCGTGAGCTGGCCATGCAGGTGGCGGACGCGCTGATGCCGCTGGGCAAGCCGCTGGGCGTGTTCATCAAGACCGCGGTCGGCGGCGTGCCGTACGACCGGCAGATCGACTCGCTCCGCCGGGGCGTCGAGATCATCGTGGCCACGCCGGGCCGGCTCGGCGACCTGATCAACCGCGGCGTCTGCAGCCTGGACAAGGTGGAGATCACGGTCCTGGACGAGGCGGACCAGATGGCCGACATGGGCTTCCTGCCCGAGGTCACCGAGCTGCTGTCCAAGACGCCGGAGGGCAGCCAGCGCCTGCTCTTCTCCGCGACGCTGGACAAGGACGTGGACACGCTGGTCAAGCGGTTCATGACCGACCCGGTGACGCACTCGACCGCGCCGCCGGTCGCCACGGTCTCGACCATGGATCACCACATGCTGCTGATCCCGCCGCAGGACAAGTTCCCGGTGACCGCGTCGATCGCCGCCCGCAAGGGCCGCACGATCATCTTCGCGCGTACGCAGATGGGCGTGGACCGGCTCGTCGAGCAGCTCGCGGCCGTCGGCGTCCGGGCCGGCGCGCTGCACGGCGGCAAGACGCAGCGGGCGCGCACCCGCACGCTGGCGGAGTTCAAGGAGGGCCGGACGAACGTGCTGGTCGCCACGGACGTCGCCGCGCGCGGCATCCACGTGGACGGCATCTCGCTGGTCCTGCACGTCGACCCGCCGAAGGACCCGAAGGACTACCTGCACCGGGCCGGCCGCACCGCGCGCGCCGGCGAGTCCGGCGCGGTGGCCACGCTGGTCCTGCCGAAGCAGCGCCGCACCACGCTCGGCATGCTGGAGAAGGCCGGCGTCAGCCCCGCCCAGACCCGCGTCCGCGCCGGCGACGCCGCGCTGACCGAGCTGGTCGGCGCGCAGGAGCCGTCCGGCGTCCCGGTCGTCGACGAGCCCGAGCCGCCGCGCCGCTCCGAGGGCGGCCGTGGCCGTCGCTTCGGCGGCGGTGGCGACCGCGGCCCGCGCCGTTTCGACGGCGACCGCGGCCCGCGTCGCTTCGACGGCGACCGCCCGCGGCGTTTCGACGGCCCGCGCGAGGACCGTCCGCGCCGCTTCGACGCCCCGCGCGACGGCGCCCAGCCCAACGGCGACCACCGCGCGAACGGCGACCACCGCGCCAACGGCGACCACCGCGCCAACGGCGACCGCCGCCCGAGCTGGCGTTCCCGCGACGAGCGCCCGCGCGACGACCGTCCCCGCGACGACCGTCCCAGCGGCGGCGAGCGTCCGCATCGCCGTCCGGCTCGCACGCACTGACCCACACCACTGGCGAAGGCCGTCACCCGAGGGGGGTGACGGCCTTCGCCGTCGGCGGGGCTCACCCCTTGACCGCGCCGGTGAGCCCGCCGACGAGGGTGAGGCCTTCGCCGTCGCGGGGCTCACCCCTTGACCGCGCCGGTGAGCCCGCCGACGAGGGTGACGGCCTTCGCCGTCTCTCCCTCCGTTTTCCTCTTCGGCCGCCCCGCCGGCCGTTGCGCGTCCCGTGCGACCGCCGCGTCGCCGCACATCCCGGCTTCACCGCCCTGCTGCATCCCGGCCCGTCACCATCGCGATGCCACCGAGATCAGCCATTAGGCCGGCTGAGCCCATGGGTCGCCTGCCGATGACCCCACAGCTCGCAGCGGCAGATCTGATCGCCCATGACCGAAATTTCGGATATAGCGGATCGTAAAGGTCCCGAGGTGGATGTCCCTGGCCGGAGACCGCAGCGAAACGGCGTGCGCCGGCGCCGAGAGCGCGGAGCGAGCAACAGCGACCGAAAGACCTCAGCGGCCAGCATCTCGGCGAAGCCAGCGAGCACAAGCAGCCCGAGGACTCCACCCAACCCGCGACCCGGACATGCACGCCCGGCGAGCGCTCGCGACCTCGGCGAAACCCGCGGGCGCAGAGCGACCGGGGGCGTGCGCCGTCGTCCGGCGCTGAGGTGGGCGGGAAGCCGGAGGGCTTGGCGTCATGAGCGATACCAGGGGAACCGGTGGCGCGGCCGGGTGGAGGTGGATGCGGGGGACGCGTGGGGTGTGGTGACCAAAGGCGGGACCGGCCCGATGCGGTGGGCGGAGCGGAGCGCCAGCGGAGTCGGAGCCCGCCGCGAGGTTTGCCCGCGGGAGCATGCGGCAAGCGACCCCGCCGGAAGCGGGAATATCCGTTTTTAAAGGGTTTTAGGAAGCCACGTCCCGGTCGCGAGGAAGTCCTGCACGGTGGCGAGGTGCGGGCTCAGGTCCAGGTTCTGGTCGGCGACCCAGGTGTCGGAGAAGTACGTGTCGGCGTAGCGTTCGCCGCCGTCGCAGAGGAGGGTGACGACGGAGCCGGTACGGCCCGCGGCGCGCATCTCGGCGATCAGCGTGAAGGCGCCCCACAGGTTGGTGCCGGTGGAGCCGCCGACGCGACGGCCGAGGAGGGCGCTGGCGGCGCGCATGGCGGCGAGCGAGGCGGCGTCGGGGACGGCGAGCATGCGGTCGACGACGGCGGGCTGGAAGCTGGGCTCGACGCGGGGGCGGCCGATGCCCTCGATGCGGGAGCCGCTGCCGGTCTCGACGGCCCAGTCGGCGTCGCGGTACGCGGGGAAGAACGCGGAGTTCTCCACGTCGACGACGCAGAGGCGGGTGTCGTGGCGGCGGTAGCGGACGTAGCGGCCGATGGTGGCGCTGGTGCCGCCGGTGCCGGCGCCGGTGACGACCCAGGTCGGGATCGGGTGCCGTTCCAGCGCGAGCTGCGCGAAGATCGACTCGGCGATGTTGTTGTTGCCGCGCCAGTCGGTGGCGCGCTCCGCGTACGTGAACTGGTCCATGAAGTGGCCGCCGAGGTCGTCCGCGAGCCGGCGGGCCTCGATGGAGGCGGCCGCGGGCGTGGCGACCAGGTGGCACTTCCCGCCCTGGAACTCGATCAGGCTGATCTTCTCGGCGGAGGTGGTGGCCGGCATGACCGCGATGAACGGCAGGCCGAGCATGCGGGCGAAGTACGCCTCGGAGACCGCGGTGGAGCCGGAGGACGCCTCGACGATCGTGGTGTCCGGGCCGATCCAGCCGTTGCACAGCCCGTAGAGGAACAGCGATCGGGCCAGGCGGTGCTTGAGCGAGCCGGTGGGGTGCACCGACTCGTCCTTGAGGTAGAGGTCGATGCCCCACTCGGGCGGGAGCGGGAACGGCAGCAGGTGCGTGTCGGCCGACCGGTTCGCGTCCGCCTCGACCTTGGCGATCGCCTCGGTGACCCAGGCGCGGGCCGGCTCGTCGCACCGGGCGACGTCCACGGCGGTCACCGGACCACCGGCTGCGGACGGTTCTCCCACTTGGTGGAGAGCGCGATCGCGGTGCGCGTGCTGGCCACGCCCGGCACCCGGCCGATGCGGAGGATGACCTGCTCCAGCTCGCCGATGGTGCCGACCCGCGCTTTGATCAGGAACGATTCGACGCCGGCCATGAAGTAGCAGTCCTCGACCTCGGGCATGTCGCGCAGCGCGGCCGAGACGTCGTCGGTGTCGCCGCCGGAGTCCTGCACGATGCCGATGAACGCGGTGACGCCGAGCCCGACCGCCTCCGGGTCCACCTCGGCCTGGTAGCCGCGCAGGACGCCGTTGGACTCCAGCTTGCCGACGCGCTCGTGCACGGCGGGCGCGGAGAGGCCGACCTGGCGGGCCAGCTCCGCGTACGAGATGCGCGCGTTGCCGCGCAGCAGCTCCACGATTTTCAGGTCAGTTGTATCCACGGTGCGTTAACACTATCGTCCCGGGCCGCCGGCGGCGATCTATCGTAAATCAGAACTAAGCTCGCAGATAGTACCGCCGAACGGCTCAACCAGTGCGTTTTCCACGTTCTCCGGACACGCTACGCGGGCGGTGCTTCAATGGCCGTACGTCCCTAGAGTGCTTCGGTGTGGACACGGAAAGTAATCAAGAACCCCCGAAGCATCGATCGACGCTAGGAGGGGTCGTGGACACTGGAGATCGTCTGCTGACGCCGGGCGAGGTGGCTGCGCTGTTCCGCGTCGACCCGAAGACGGTCACTCGCTGGGCGGCCGCCGGCCGGATCGGCAGCATCAGGACACCGGGCGGGCATCGGCGCTTCCGGGAGTCCGAGGTGCGCCAGCTGCTCGAGGGCGAGGGCCTGGAGGAGCTGAACAAGGACCTGCCACCGGAGACGAACGGCGGCAGCGGGGGGCACGGCGGCTACAACAACCCGCCCTCGCTCAACTGAGACCGTGCGTTGAGCTCGCCGGTCCATCGGCGGAAGAGCGTGTGTGGTACGCCGAGCGCGTCCAGCACCTTGCCCGCCACGAAGTCGACGAGTTGCTGTGCCGAGGCACCCGCGCCGGCCCCGTAGAACCCGGGACTGGCCGGAAGCACCACCGCGCCCGCGTCGTGCAGTGCGATCAGGTGTTCCAGGTGTGACCTGGTCACCGGCGTCTCACGGGGCACCACGACGACGCGGCGGCGCTCCTTGAGGGAGACCTCGGCGGCGCGTTGCAGCAGGTCCTTGGAGAGCCCGATGGCGATGCCGGCACAGGCCGCGGTCGACGCGGGGACGACCACCAGTCCGCGCACCGGATAGGAGCCGCTGCTCGGGCCGGCCGCGAGGTCGCCGGCCGGCCAGTGCACGACGTCGCCCGGTGTGGTGCCGAGCCAGGCGGCCAGGTCGTCCTTCCAGTGCGCGTCCCGGAACGGGCGGCCGGTCTCGTCCAGGATCGTCAGGCGGGCGGCCCGGGAGACGATCAGGTCGACCGGCTCGCCCGCCTCGAAGAGCGCGCGGAGGACGGCGGCGGCGTACGGCGTCCCGGAGGCTCCGGAGACGCCGACCACCCACGGACTACGCACGGAGTCCCTGCAGGATGACCAGGTCGAGCAGCGCGAAGGCGAACAGCGCGACCGCGATCAGCCCGTTCGCCGTGAAGAACGCGCGATTGACGCGGGACAGGTCGTCCGGGCGCACGATCCGGTGCTCGTAGACCAGCACGGCGGCGATCCCGGCCAGGCCGAGCCACCAGAGCCAGCCGTACCCGGTCAGGTAGCCGAACGCGGCGTAGAGCGCGACCGTCAGCACGTGCGTGGCCGCGGCGATCCGCAGCGCACCGGCGACGCCGTGCTTGACCGGGACCGAGCCGACGCCGATCTGCCGGTCGATGTCCACGTCCTGGCAGGCGTAGATGCAGTCGAAGCCGCCGATCCAGGTGCCGACCGCGAGGCCGAGCACCAGCGCCTCCCACGACCAGGCGCCGGTGACGCCGATCCACGCGCCGACCGGGGCCACGGCCTGCGCCGCGCCCAGGAAGACCTGGGGGTAGTTGGTGAAACGCTTGGCGTACGAGTAGATCACCAGCGCGAAGAGGGCCAGCGGCGCGAGCAGCAGGCAGAGCAGGTTGAGCGCGGCGGCCGAGGCGAAGAAGATCACCAGGGAGATCAGCAGGCCGGCCCAGGCGACGCGCATCGAGATCGCGCCGGTGACCAGCTCGCGGTTGGCCGTGCGCGGGTTCTGCGCGTCGATCCGGACGTCGATGATCCGGTTGGCGGCCATGGCGACCGTCCGCGCGGAGACCATGGCGACCGTGATCAGGCCGAGCGTTCCCCACTGCACGTGGGTTCCGAGCGACCGCATGGCGGTCAGCGCCGCCAGGTAGGCGAACGGCAGCGCGAAGATCGAGTGCTCGATCATCACCAGCCGCAGGAACCCCTTGACCGGGTTGGGCCGCGCGACGGTACCGGTCACAGGCCGTACTCCTTCCAGCGCTTGTCGACCTTCCGCACGATCTCCGGGGACATGACCATGCTCTCCGGCCAGCCGCGCGTGTAGCCCTCGGACGGCAGCTTCCGGGTCGCGTCGACGCCCGCCTTGCCGCCCCAGAACTGCTGGTACGACGAGTGGTCCAGGTGGTCGACCGGCCCCTCAGTGAGCAGCAGGTCGCGCGAGTAGTCGACGTTGCCGAACGCGCGGAACGCCACCTCGGAGTAGTCGTGCACGTCGCAGTCCTCGTCCACCACGATGATCAGCTTGGTCAGCGACATCATGTGCGCGCCCCAGATCGCGTTCATCACCTTCTGCGCGTGCTTGGGGTAGCGCTTCCGGATCGAGACGATCGCGCAGTTGTGGAACACGCCCTCGGCCGGCAGGTCGTAGTCGACGATGTCCGGGATCATGAAGCGCAGCAGCGGCGCGAAGATCCGCTCGGTGGCCTTGCCCAGGCCGTGGTCCTCCTGCGGCGGCTGGGACGTGACGATCGAGTGGTAGACCGGGTCGCGCTGCATGGTCATGCACTCGATGTGCAGCACCGGGAACGGCTCGACCGGCGTGTAGAACCCGGTGTGGTCGCCGAACGGGCCCTCCGGCATCCGCTCGCCGGGCTCCAGGTAGCCCTCCAGCACGATCTGCGCGTTCGCCGGGACCTGGAGCGGCACGGTCAAGCAGTCGACCATCTCGACGCGCTCGTTGCGCAGGAAACCGGCGAACAGGTATTCGTCGATGTCGGCGGGCAGCGGCGCGGACGCGGAGTAGCAGAC
It encodes:
- a CDS encoding DEAD/DEAH box helicase; this encodes MTTFVDPSTFPSLFDSSADSTAESLPSAPAETPAPEAGFEALGLPNRLVRALAREGITTPFEIQAATVPDALAGRDVLGRGQTGSGKTLAFGLPVLARVAAGGRAEPHRPKALILVPTRELAMQVADALMPLGKPLGVFIKTAVGGVPYDRQIDSLRRGVEIIVATPGRLGDLINRGVCSLDKVEITVLDEADQMADMGFLPEVTELLSKTPEGSQRLLFSATLDKDVDTLVKRFMTDPVTHSTAPPVATVSTMDHHMLLIPPQDKFPVTASIAARKGRTIIFARTQMGVDRLVEQLAAVGVRAGALHGGKTQRARTRTLAEFKEGRTNVLVATDVAARGIHVDGISLVLHVDPPKDPKDYLHRAGRTARAGESGAVATLVLPKQRRTTLGMLEKAGVSPAQTRVRAGDAALTELVGAQEPSGVPVVDEPEPPRRSEGGRGRRFGGGGDRGPRRFDGDRGPRRFDGDRPRRFDGPREDRPRRFDAPRDGAQPNGDHRANGDHRANGDHRANGDRRPSWRSRDERPRDDRPRDDRPSGGERPHRRPARTH
- a CDS encoding PLP-dependent cysteine synthase family protein, whose amino-acid sequence is MTAVDVARCDEPARAWVTEAIAKVEADANRSADTHLLPFPLPPEWGIDLYLKDESVHPTGSLKHRLARSLFLYGLCNGWIGPDTTIVEASSGSTAVSEAYFARMLGLPFIAVMPATTSAEKISLIEFQGGKCHLVATPAAASIEARRLADDLGGHFMDQFTYAERATDWRGNNNIAESIFAQLALERHPIPTWVVTGAGTGGTSATIGRYVRYRRHDTRLCVVDVENSAFFPAYRDADWAVETGSGSRIEGIGRPRVEPSFQPAVVDRMLAVPDAASLAAMRAASALLGRRVGGSTGTNLWGAFTLIAEMRAAGRTGSVVTLLCDGGERYADTYFSDTWVADQNLDLSPHLATVQDFLATGTWLPKTL
- a CDS encoding Lrp/AsnC family transcriptional regulator encodes the protein MDTTDLKIVELLRGNARISYAELARQVGLSAPAVHERVGKLESNGVLRGYQAEVDPEAVGLGVTAFIGIVQDSGGDTDDVSAALRDMPEVEDCYFMAGVESFLIKARVGTIGELEQVILRIGRVPGVASTRTAIALSTKWENRPQPVVR
- a CDS encoding BldC family transcriptional regulator, with the translated sequence MDTGDRLLTPGEVAALFRVDPKTVTRWAAAGRIGSIRTPGGHRRFRESEVRQLLEGEGLEELNKDLPPETNGGSGGHGGYNNPPSLN
- a CDS encoding UbiX family flavin prenyltransferase, whose protein sequence is MRSPWVVGVSGASGTPYAAAVLRALFEAGEPVDLIVSRAARLTILDETGRPFRDAHWKDDLAAWLGTTPGDVVHWPAGDLAAGPSSGSYPVRGLVVVPASTAACAGIAIGLSKDLLQRAAEVSLKERRRVVVVPRETPVTRSHLEHLIALHDAGAVVLPASPGFYGAGAGASAQQLVDFVAGKVLDALGVPHTLFRRWTGELNARSQLSEGGLL
- the mqnP gene encoding menaquinone biosynthesis prenyltransferase MqnP, translating into MTGTVARPNPVKGFLRLVMIEHSIFALPFAYLAALTAMRSLGTHVQWGTLGLITVAMVSARTVAMAANRIIDVRIDAQNPRTANRELVTGAISMRVAWAGLLISLVIFFASAAALNLLCLLLAPLALFALVIYSYAKRFTNYPQVFLGAAQAVAPVGAWIGVTGAWSWEALVLGLAVGTWIGGFDCIYACQDVDIDRQIGVGSVPVKHGVAGALRIAAATHVLTVALYAAFGYLTGYGWLWWLGLAGIAAVLVYEHRIVRPDDLSRVNRAFFTANGLIAVALFAFALLDLVILQGLRA
- a CDS encoding menaquinone biosynthesis decarboxylase, with protein sequence MAAFTDLKDFLAALEKTGDLRRVSAPVDPTLEISEIVNRTVKAHGPALLFERPTRGDMPVAINLFGTEERTARALGVGSLDEIGERIGNMLKPELPVGWSGIRDGIGKVLQLKSMPPKKLKSAPCQEIVYSGDQVDLNRLPGLQIWPGDGGIFHNFGLTHTKHPENGKRNLGLYRLQQHSHNTLGMHWQIHKNSTAHHAVAEQLGQRLPVAIAIGADPAVCYSASAPLPADIDEYLFAGFLRNERVEMVDCLTVPLQVPANAQIVLEGYLEPGERMPEGPFGDHTGFYTPVEPFPVLHIECMTMQRDPVYHSIVTSQPPQEDHGLGKATERIFAPLLRFMIPDIVDYDLPAEGVFHNCAIVSIRKRYPKHAQKVMNAIWGAHMMSLTKLIIVVDEDCDVHDYSEVAFRAFGNVDYSRDLLLTEGPVDHLDHSSYQQFWGGKAGVDATRKLPSEGYTRGWPESMVMSPEIVRKVDKRWKEYGL